A single genomic interval of Parvularcula marina harbors:
- the fcl gene encoding GDP-L-fucose synthase — protein MTEQLYDLAGKKVYVAGHRGMVGSALVRRLELEGCAEIITATRAEVNLIDQAATRAFLEQTKPDAMFVAAAKVGGIHANDIYPADFLYDNLMIEANLIHGAHEVGVGKLMFLGSSCIYPKFADQPIREDSLLTGALEPTNEWYAIAKIAGIKLCQAYRRQHGDDFISAMPTNLYGPGDNYNLETSHVIPALLRKAHRAKADGAGGMEIWGTGTPRREFLHADDCADACVFLMKHYSDDEHVNVGSGEDLPIKELAEMVMGVVGFEGELTHDRTKPDGTPRKLMSADKLRSMGWSPSISLRDGLAQAYEAFRAEHPEG, from the coding sequence ATGACCGAGCAGCTCTACGATCTGGCTGGCAAAAAAGTCTATGTCGCGGGGCATCGCGGCATGGTCGGCAGCGCCCTTGTGCGGCGGCTGGAGCTTGAAGGCTGCGCCGAGATCATCACCGCGACGCGCGCTGAGGTGAACCTGATTGATCAGGCGGCGACCCGTGCCTTTCTCGAACAGACAAAGCCCGACGCCATGTTCGTCGCGGCGGCGAAGGTCGGCGGCATTCATGCCAATGATATCTACCCGGCGGATTTTCTCTACGACAATCTGATGATCGAGGCGAACCTCATCCATGGCGCGCATGAGGTGGGCGTCGGCAAGCTGATGTTCCTCGGCTCCTCCTGTATCTATCCGAAATTCGCAGACCAGCCGATCCGCGAGGACTCGCTCCTCACCGGCGCGCTGGAGCCGACCAATGAATGGTATGCGATTGCCAAGATTGCCGGGATCAAGCTCTGCCAGGCCTATCGCCGTCAGCATGGGGATGATTTTATCTCCGCCATGCCGACGAACCTTTACGGCCCCGGCGACAATTACAATCTCGAGACCAGCCATGTGATCCCGGCGCTCCTGCGCAAGGCGCACCGCGCCAAAGCCGATGGCGCGGGCGGCATGGAAATCTGGGGCACGGGCACGCCGCGCCGCGAATTCCTCCATGCCGATGACTGCGCCGACGCCTGCGTCTTCCTGATGAAGCACTATTCCGACGACGAGCATGTCAATGTCGGCTCAGGCGAAGATCTGCCGATCAAAGAGCTTGCCGAGATGGTCATGGGCGTCGTCGGGTTCGAGGGCGAGCTGACCCATGACCGGACAAAGCCGGACGGCACACCGCGCAAGCTGATGAGTGCCGACAAGCTCCGCAGTATGGGCTGGTCACCGTCTATCTCCCTGCGTGATGGCCTCGCGCAGGCCTATGAGGCGTTCCGCGCCGAACACCCGGAGGGGTAG
- a CDS encoding carboxyl transferase domain-containing protein: MPVLTSGIDTRSESYARNSAAMKALVEELKARAQEVAGGGGERYSERHKSRGKLLARERITRLLDPGAPFLEIGQFAAWEMYSKDVMSAGVVAGIGRIEGTECMIVANDPTVKGGTYHPMTVKKHLRAQEIAAENRLPCIYLVESGGAFLPMQDEVFPDKDDFGRIFFNQANMSAQGIPQIAIVHGSCTAGGAYVPAMADEAVIVKKQGTIFLGGPPLVKAATGEDVTAEDLGGGDTHTRISGVADYLAEDDDHALGLARQIVSRLNWVKQGEVVMAEPTPPLYPAEELYGVVETDARKPYDAREIIARLVDGSVFDEFKPLYGSTLVTGFAHLWGYPVGIIANNGILFSESAKKGAHFIELCCQRKIPLLFLQNITGFMVGKGAEHGGIAKDGAKLVTAVSTARVPKFTVVVGGSYGAGNYGMCGRAYGPRFMFMWPNARISVMGGEQAASVLAQVRRGGLKEGEEWSAEDEEKFKDEIREGYDRQGSPYYSSARLWDDGIIDPAQTRDVLGLCLSASMSAPVEETKFGLFRM, from the coding sequence ATGCCGGTCCTGACCAGCGGCATCGACACCAGAAGCGAAAGTTATGCCCGCAACAGTGCCGCCATGAAGGCGCTGGTCGAGGAGCTGAAGGCCCGGGCGCAAGAGGTCGCAGGGGGCGGCGGGGAGCGCTATTCCGAGCGCCACAAATCGCGCGGCAAGCTGCTCGCTCGCGAGCGGATCACGCGACTGCTCGACCCCGGCGCGCCCTTCCTTGAGATCGGCCAGTTCGCCGCCTGGGAGATGTACTCAAAGGACGTGATGAGCGCCGGTGTCGTCGCCGGGATCGGGCGCATCGAGGGCACCGAATGCATGATCGTCGCCAATGACCCGACGGTGAAGGGCGGCACCTATCATCCGATGACGGTGAAAAAGCACCTGCGTGCGCAGGAGATCGCTGCCGAAAACCGCCTGCCCTGCATCTATCTCGTCGAATCAGGCGGCGCCTTCCTGCCGATGCAGGATGAAGTCTTTCCCGATAAGGACGATTTCGGGCGCATCTTCTTCAATCAGGCGAATATGTCCGCGCAAGGCATTCCGCAGATCGCCATCGTGCATGGCTCCTGCACCGCCGGCGGCGCCTATGTCCCTGCCATGGCGGACGAAGCCGTCATCGTCAAAAAGCAGGGCACCATCTTTCTCGGCGGCCCGCCGCTGGTCAAGGCCGCAACGGGTGAGGACGTCACCGCCGAAGACCTTGGCGGCGGCGATACCCATACGCGGATTTCCGGCGTCGCCGACTATCTCGCCGAGGATGATGACCATGCGCTGGGCCTTGCCCGCCAGATCGTCTCCCGCCTCAACTGGGTGAAACAGGGCGAGGTCGTCATGGCCGAACCCACCCCGCCCCTTTATCCTGCTGAGGAGCTTTACGGCGTTGTCGAGACCGATGCGCGCAAGCCCTATGACGCGCGTGAGATCATCGCGCGGCTGGTTGATGGCTCCGTTTTTGACGAGTTCAAGCCGCTTTACGGCTCAACACTGGTGACGGGTTTTGCCCATCTCTGGGGCTATCCAGTCGGCATCATCGCCAATAATGGCATCCTGTTCTCCGAAAGCGCCAAGAAAGGCGCCCATTTCATTGAGCTGTGCTGTCAGCGGAAAATCCCGCTGCTCTTTCTACAGAACATTACCGGCTTCATGGTCGGCAAGGGGGCGGAACATGGCGGCATCGCCAAGGACGGCGCCAAACTTGTCACCGCCGTCTCGACGGCGCGGGTGCCGAAATTCACCGTCGTCGTGGGTGGCTCCTATGGCGCAGGCAATTACGGCATGTGCGGGCGCGCCTATGGGCCCCGCTTCATGTTCATGTGGCCCAATGCCCGCATCTCCGTCATGGGCGGCGAGCAGGCAGCTTCCGTCCTCGCACAGGTCCGCCGCGGCGGTCTGAAGGAAGGCGAGGAATGGAGTGCCGAGGACGAAGAGAAGTTCAAGGACGAAATCCGCGAAGGCTATGACCGTCAGGGCTCGCCCTATTATTCATCGGCCCGGCTCTGGGATGACGGGATCATCGACCCCGCCCAGACGCGTGATGTCTTGGGCCTGTGTCTTTCAGCCTCGATGAGCGCCCCGGTCGAAGAGACCAAATTCGGCCTGTTCAGGATGTGA
- a CDS encoding isovaleryl-CoA dehydrogenase — MGHGPFLNFGLDETVEEMREMVRRWTADRLAPRAEEIDAKNEFPRELWPELGELGLLGITASEEYGGTGLGYVAHVVAMEEISRGSGSVGLSYGAHSNLCVNQINLNGSEEQKKKYLPKLCSGEHLGALAMSEPGAGSDVVSMRLRAEKRGEHYVLTGNKMWITNGPGADTLVVYAKTEPEAKSKGITAFIIEKGMKGFTTAQKLDKLGMRGSDTCELVFEECEVHESQILGGEGQGARVLMSGLDYERTVLAGGPLGLMQAAMDVVMPYVHERQQFGTPIGQFQLVQGKIADMYSTMNACKAYVYAVAAACDRGETTRQDAAGCILYAAEKATQVALDAIQLLGGNGYINEYPTGRLLRDAKLYEIGAGTSEIRRMLIGRELFNAT; from the coding sequence ATGGGACACGGGCCTTTTCTGAATTTCGGTCTCGACGAGACGGTCGAGGAAATGCGCGAGATGGTGCGCCGCTGGACGGCCGACCGGCTGGCTCCCCGCGCCGAAGAAATCGACGCGAAGAATGAATTTCCGCGCGAGCTGTGGCCGGAGCTGGGCGAGCTGGGCCTTCTCGGTATCACCGCGTCAGAGGAATATGGCGGCACGGGGCTCGGTTATGTCGCTCATGTCGTCGCGATGGAGGAAATCTCGCGCGGCTCGGGCTCGGTGGGGCTTTCTTACGGCGCACATTCGAACCTCTGCGTAAACCAGATCAATCTGAACGGCAGCGAAGAGCAGAAGAAGAAATATCTGCCCAAGCTCTGCTCTGGCGAGCACTTAGGTGCGCTCGCCATGTCCGAACCCGGTGCGGGCTCCGATGTCGTCTCGATGCGCCTGCGCGCGGAGAAGCGCGGCGAGCATTATGTCCTCACCGGCAACAAGATGTGGATCACGAATGGTCCGGGGGCGGACACTCTGGTCGTCTATGCCAAGACCGAACCAGAGGCGAAATCCAAAGGCATCACCGCCTTCATCATCGAAAAGGGGATGAAGGGCTTCACGACCGCCCAGAAACTCGACAAGCTCGGCATGCGGGGGTCAGACACCTGCGAGCTCGTGTTCGAAGAATGCGAAGTGCATGAGAGCCAGATCCTCGGCGGTGAAGGGCAGGGCGCCCGTGTGCTGATGAGCGGGCTAGATTACGAGCGCACGGTGCTCGCCGGTGGGCCGCTCGGCCTGATGCAAGCCGCGATGGATGTCGTCATGCCTTACGTCCATGAGCGCCAGCAATTCGGCACGCCGATCGGTCAGTTCCAGCTGGTGCAGGGCAAAATCGCCGACATGTATTCGACGATGAATGCCTGCAAAGCATATGTGTATGCAGTGGCGGCGGCCTGTGACCGGGGCGAGACAACCCGGCAGGATGCAGCGGGCTGTATTCTTTATGCGGCGGAAAAGGCAACGCAGGTCGCGCTCGATGCGATCCAGCTTCTTGGCGGCAATGGCTATATCAATGAATATCCGACTGGCCGGTTGCTGCGAGATGCCAAGCTCTATGAGATTGGCGCGGGCACATCCGAGATCCGCCGTATGCTGATCGGCAGGGAGCTGTTCAACGCGACGTAA
- a CDS encoding DUF1800 domain-containing protein: protein MTSKDAFIAAHRFGLGPRPGDLARLQRDPKAWVMAQIRREQEIPAALRQFTGSRERLEAITGAADAEKGAQKMSGRIAREVAVPELTEQFSERIRSEQPFTERMVAFWGNHFSVGRQKGYNRSIASAYATEAIRPHIFGKFSDLLFAAETHPAMLIYLDNILSVGPNSPFGKRRKRDINENLAREILELHTLGVDGGYTQKDVEALAAILTGWAIPNQRYARQSARLEKNLNREVEERFGPGSFFFLLHEPGAKTLLGKIYQEGGSAEFRQVALDLTRNPSTAHFIATKLVRHFVADNPPEDDVARIAKVFRDTEGDLAEVTKAVVGLDSVWADPLPKAKSPQDFVVACLRALAREEITTMALNGVLMQMGQQPLAAPSPQGWPDTAEAWVAPGSLMRRIEFARELATKVGNRLAPDVFLNWTLGDVASDETRGLVRGAPSGEEAIAFILASREFQRR, encoded by the coding sequence GTGACCTCAAAAGACGCATTCATTGCCGCGCACCGCTTCGGGCTTGGCCCCCGGCCGGGCGATCTGGCGCGGCTGCAGCGGGACCCCAAGGCCTGGGTGATGGCCCAGATCCGCCGCGAGCAGGAAATTCCCGCCGCGCTTCGGCAATTCACCGGCAGCCGCGAGCGGCTGGAGGCCATTACCGGCGCCGCCGATGCCGAGAAGGGCGCCCAGAAGATGAGCGGGCGCATCGCGCGCGAGGTTGCGGTGCCCGAGCTGACCGAGCAGTTCTCCGAACGCATCCGCAGCGAGCAGCCCTTTACCGAGCGCATGGTTGCCTTCTGGGGCAATCATTTCTCCGTAGGCCGCCAAAAGGGCTATAACCGCTCGATTGCCTCGGCCTATGCGACCGAAGCGATCCGTCCCCATATTTTCGGGAAATTCTCGGACCTGTTGTTTGCCGCCGAGACGCATCCCGCGATGCTGATCTATCTCGACAATATCCTCTCGGTGGGGCCGAATTCGCCCTTTGGGAAAAGACGGAAACGGGACATCAACGAGAACCTCGCCCGTGAGATCCTTGAGCTGCATACGCTCGGGGTCGATGGGGGGTATACGCAAAAAGATGTCGAGGCGCTGGCCGCGATCCTGACCGGCTGGGCGATCCCGAACCAGCGCTATGCGCGGCAATCCGCGCGGCTGGAGAAGAACCTCAACCGTGAGGTCGAGGAGCGTTTCGGGCCGGGCTCCTTCTTCTTCCTGCTGCATGAGCCGGGGGCGAAGACCTTGCTCGGCAAGATCTATCAGGAGGGCGGATCGGCCGAGTTCCGGCAGGTCGCGCTTGACCTCACGCGGAATCCTTCGACGGCGCATTTCATTGCGACAAAGCTCGTCCGGCATTTCGTTGCCGACAATCCGCCTGAGGATGATGTTGCCCGTATCGCAAAAGTCTTCCGCGACACCGAGGGTGATCTTGCGGAAGTTACCAAGGCTGTCGTCGGCCTCGATAGTGTCTGGGCCGACCCGCTGCCCAAGGCGAAATCCCCGCAAGATTTCGTGGTTGCCTGCCTGCGGGCGCTGGCGCGGGAAGAGATTACGACCATGGCGCTGAACGGTGTCCTGATGCAGATGGGGCAACAGCCATTGGCTGCGCCGTCACCGCAGGGCTGGCCTGATACGGCGGAGGCCTGGGTTGCGCCCGGCTCACTGATGCGGCGGATCGAATTTGCGCGCGAGCTGGCGACCAAGGTCGGCAACCGTTTGGCCCCGGATGTTTTCCTTAACTGGACGCTCGGCGATGTCGCGTCAGATGAGACAAGAGGCCTCGTCCGCGGGGCGCCTTCCGGGGAGGAGGCGATCGCCTTCATCCTTGCGTCACGTGAATTCCAGAGGAGATAA
- a CDS encoding serine hydrolase domain-containing protein, with amino-acid sequence MSVKRLLLGGLVAVLALVLWIAWPIYGFFSIGNEAWRLPFGWMEVPDEAPQFSTALDPRYEEAGEAALAAFEARRDTLNLPSYSAAIAVHGEIVWLGGTGWSDIRKDKAVTPDTQYRIGSTSKPVSATLLARLVADGTVDLDTPIGSYAELPNPAWEAMTLRQLSSHTAGLPGYAENTDAIGAYRSARLGRGVPTLDKAITIFDSSDLLFEPGTDFSYSSFDVLLAAYVLTQVTGVPYRELIKRELIDELGLKSLIADDVKSETKAVAYQARRGLPTEVRDEPVIEQVKPWRRVDLSQKLPGGGWVATPSALVLIGSAWLDEGYLPAAVREDFFTPVRIASGEVNEQDYAVGWRRRVWDVPGVGEVLNLNHGGVSKGSQAWLMVLPEHDMAIAFTTNTITHEFGAFSSVLTDIQAAFIPVAMGAE; translated from the coding sequence ATGTCTGTGAAACGTCTTTTGCTGGGCGGCCTTGTGGCCGTGCTCGCACTCGTCCTCTGGATCGCCTGGCCCATCTATGGGTTCTTTTCGATCGGCAACGAGGCATGGCGTCTGCCCTTTGGCTGGATGGAGGTGCCTGATGAGGCACCGCAATTCTCAACTGCGCTCGACCCTCGTTACGAGGAAGCCGGAGAGGCGGCTCTGGCCGCGTTTGAAGCGCGCCGGGATACGCTCAATCTGCCGAGCTATTCGGCAGCTATTGCCGTGCACGGAGAGATCGTCTGGCTCGGCGGAACCGGATGGAGCGATATCCGCAAAGACAAAGCCGTAACGCCCGATACCCAATACCGGATAGGCTCAACATCAAAGCCGGTCTCAGCGACGCTGCTGGCACGACTGGTCGCGGATGGGACGGTCGATCTCGACACGCCAATCGGCAGCTATGCTGAACTTCCCAATCCGGCATGGGAGGCGATGACCCTGCGCCAGCTTTCTTCCCATACGGCGGGTCTGCCGGGTTATGCCGAGAACACGGATGCAATTGGCGCCTATCGCTCGGCCCGTCTTGGTCGTGGTGTGCCGACGCTGGACAAGGCGATCACGATTTTTGATAGCTCGGATCTTCTCTTTGAGCCGGGGACGGATTTTTCCTATTCGAGCTTCGATGTCCTTCTTGCGGCTTATGTTCTCACGCAAGTGACGGGCGTGCCCTATCGCGAGCTGATCAAACGTGAACTGATCGACGAGCTGGGCCTCAAATCTCTCATCGCGGATGACGTCAAAAGCGAGACCAAGGCGGTTGCCTATCAGGCCCGGCGCGGGCTCCCGACAGAAGTGCGCGACGAGCCTGTGATTGAGCAGGTCAAACCGTGGCGGCGGGTGGATCTCAGCCAGAAACTCCCCGGGGGCGGCTGGGTCGCAACGCCGTCCGCTCTGGTGCTGATCGGCAGTGCATGGCTCGATGAAGGCTACCTGCCAGCGGCGGTTCGCGAGGATTTCTTCACGCCTGTTCGGATCGCCTCAGGAGAGGTGAATGAGCAGGACTATGCGGTCGGTTGGCGCCGCCGGGTCTGGGATGTGCCGGGCGTGGGAGAGGTTCTGAACCTCAATCATGGCGGCGTCTCGAAAGGCTCACAGGCATGGCTGATGGTCCTGCCAGAGCATGACATGGCGATTGCCTTCACAACAAATACGATCACGCATGAATTCGGCGCCTTCTCCAGCGTGCTGACGGATATTCAGGCGGCCTTCATCCCGGTGGCGATGGGGGCGGAGTAA
- a CDS encoding acetyl-CoA carboxylase biotin carboxylase subunit, with protein sequence MITKLLIANRGEIACRIARTAHRMGVRTVAVFSDADCNAPHVRLCDEAIHLGPAPAAESYLIAEKIIAAAKRTGADAIHPGYGFLSENADFAEAVEDAGIIFVGPTAETIRAMGSKSAAKDLMEEAGVPVTPGYQGEDQSLRTFRDAAERIGYPVLLKATAGGGGKGMRMVENAADLADTLDSARREAKSAFGDERFLIEKYVPHARHLEVQIFGDGKGNVVHMFERDCSVQRRHQKIIEEAPAPDLPPAVRAKLLEAGVNAGKAVNYRGAGTVEFLYDTGGQDGGQVYFMEMNTRLQVEHPVSEMITGLDFVEWQLRIASGDGLPYRQEDIVELGHAFEARLYAEDASQNFAPSIGTLTTLHLPGGRARIDSGVEEGQTITPHYDPMIAKIITHGARRSIALNRLVMALEETRVAGLETNAPFLHRLAQHPKFARGEVSTRFIEHHGSELFDEPAPDAPVWAAAALFLRHVPDAPAAPAFRLNRAAHEVLWLEHDGEPALFHLYQEEDGYRAVLEPDASAAARREGREAKPAQSFTFTGSRAANGEISLTVNGRRLTAKAARHGKGVRIWLGAEQFDIRLVDPLTGAQSEGSAEGSLTAPMPGIVTLLNAKPGDEIAAGASLLVMEAMKMEHSIKAPAAGVLKAYRFSPGDQVKEGDLLVEFEAAE encoded by the coding sequence ATGATCACCAAACTGCTCATTGCCAACAGAGGCGAGATCGCCTGCCGCATCGCCCGCACTGCCCACCGCATGGGGGTACGGACGGTTGCCGTCTTCTCCGATGCCGACTGCAACGCGCCGCATGTGCGGCTCTGTGACGAGGCAATCCATCTGGGCCCCGCCCCCGCCGCCGAGAGCTATCTCATCGCCGAGAAGATCATCGCCGCGGCCAAGCGAACCGGCGCTGATGCCATTCATCCGGGCTATGGTTTTCTCTCCGAGAACGCCGATTTCGCCGAGGCCGTGGAAGACGCAGGCATCATCTTTGTCGGCCCGACGGCCGAGACGATCCGCGCCATGGGCTCCAAATCCGCCGCGAAAGACCTGATGGAAGAAGCGGGCGTGCCCGTCACGCCCGGCTATCAGGGTGAGGATCAATCCCTGCGGACCTTCCGCGATGCGGCGGAGCGCATCGGCTATCCCGTCCTTCTCAAGGCGACCGCCGGTGGCGGCGGCAAAGGCATGCGGATGGTGGAGAATGCAGCAGACCTTGCCGACACGCTCGATTCCGCGCGGCGTGAGGCGAAATCCGCCTTTGGCGATGAGCGCTTCCTGATCGAGAAATATGTCCCCCATGCCCGTCACCTCGAAGTCCAGATCTTCGGCGACGGCAAGGGCAATGTCGTTCACATGTTCGAGCGTGACTGCTCCGTGCAGAGACGGCACCAGAAGATCATCGAGGAGGCTCCAGCCCCGGACCTGCCGCCCGCCGTACGCGCAAAGCTGCTCGAAGCGGGCGTCAATGCGGGCAAGGCCGTCAATTATCGCGGCGCGGGCACGGTCGAGTTTCTCTATGACACGGGCGGCCAGGATGGCGGTCAGGTCTATTTCATGGAGATGAATACGCGTCTGCAGGTCGAGCACCCTGTATCTGAAATGATCACGGGCCTCGATTTCGTTGAATGGCAGCTCCGCATTGCGAGCGGAGATGGCCTGCCCTACCGGCAGGAAGATATTGTCGAGCTGGGCCACGCCTTCGAAGCCCGTCTTTATGCGGAAGATGCAAGCCAGAACTTCGCGCCCTCCATCGGCACGCTCACGACCCTGCATTTACCGGGCGGCCGCGCGCGCATCGATTCAGGGGTCGAAGAAGGCCAGACGATCACACCGCATTATGATCCGATGATCGCGAAGATCATCACCCATGGCGCGCGGCGCAGCATTGCCCTCAACCGCCTTGTCATGGCGCTGGAGGAAACCCGCGTCGCGGGGCTTGAGACCAATGCCCCCTTCCTGCACCGGCTGGCCCAGCATCCGAAATTCGCGCGCGGTGAGGTCAGCACCCGGTTTATCGAGCATCACGGCAGTGAGCTTTTTGACGAGCCCGCGCCCGATGCACCGGTTTGGGCCGCGGCTGCCCTATTCCTCCGTCATGTACCCGATGCCCCGGCAGCGCCTGCCTTCCGGCTCAATCGCGCGGCACATGAAGTCCTCTGGCTGGAGCACGACGGCGAGCCCGCGCTGTTTCATCTCTACCAAGAGGAAGACGGCTATCGCGCGGTGCTGGAGCCTGATGCTTCCGCCGCCGCACGCCGCGAGGGACGCGAGGCCAAACCGGCGCAAAGCTTTACCTTCACCGGCAGCCGCGCCGCGAATGGCGAGATCAGCCTGACGGTGAATGGCCGACGCCTGACGGCGAAAGCGGCCCGGCACGGCAAGGGCGTGCGGATCTGGCTGGGGGCGGAGCAGTTCGATATCCGCCTTGTTGATCCCCTGACGGGCGCACAGAGCGAAGGCTCTGCCGAAGGCTCCCTCACCGCGCCCATGCCTGGCATCGTCACCCTGTTGAACGCCAAGCCGGGCGATGAGATCGCCGCAGGCGCCTCTCTCCTCGTCATGGAGGCGATGAAAATGGAGCACTCGATCAAGGCGCCCGCCGCCGGGGTCCTCAAAGCCTACCGGTTCTCACCGGGCGATCAGGTGAAGGAAGGCGACCTGTTGGTCGAGTTCGAGGCGGCGGAGTAA
- the gmd gene encoding GDP-mannose 4,6-dehydratase gives MSDKVALLTGVTGQDGAYLSRLLLEKGYTVHGIKRRSSSFNTERIDPIYQDPHLPGTKFFLHYGDLTDSTNLIRLIQSTQPTEIYNLGAQSHVQVSFETPEYTANSDAIGTLRLLEAIRILGMEKKTKFYQASTSELYGKVQEVPQKETTPFYPRSPYGAAKLYGYWITVNYRESYGMHASNGILFNHESPLRGETFVTRKITRAVAAIKLGRQDCLYLGNLDALRDWGHAKDYVEGMWRMLQQDEPDDYVLATGEMHKVREFVELAFHHVGTTIAWEGTGTDEVGKDAETGNIIVRIDPKYFRPAEVDQLLGDPSKAKAKLGWEHKVSFSELVEEMVREDLKVVAREHETRVYGED, from the coding sequence ATGTCGGATAAAGTTGCGCTTCTCACCGGGGTCACAGGTCAGGATGGCGCCTATCTCAGCCGCCTCCTTCTGGAGAAGGGCTATACAGTTCACGGGATCAAGCGCCGGTCGTCTTCGTTCAACACTGAGCGGATCGACCCGATCTATCAGGACCCGCATCTGCCGGGGACGAAGTTCTTCCTGCATTATGGCGACCTCACCGATTCGACGAACCTCATCCGCCTGATCCAGTCGACCCAGCCGACCGAGATCTACAATCTGGGCGCCCAGAGCCACGTGCAGGTCTCGTTCGAGACACCTGAATATACCGCGAACTCAGATGCCATCGGCACGCTGCGCCTGCTTGAGGCCATCCGCATTCTCGGCATGGAGAAGAAGACCAAATTCTATCAGGCCTCGACCTCCGAGCTTTACGGCAAGGTGCAGGAAGTCCCGCAAAAAGAGACGACGCCTTTTTATCCGCGCTCGCCCTATGGCGCAGCTAAGCTCTATGGCTACTGGATCACGGTGAACTACCGCGAGAGCTATGGCATGCATGCCTCGAACGGCATTCTCTTCAACCATGAAAGCCCGCTGCGCGGTGAAACCTTCGTGACACGGAAGATCACCCGCGCCGTTGCCGCGATCAAGCTGGGGAGGCAGGACTGTCTCTATCTCGGCAATCTCGATGCGCTACGCGACTGGGGTCATGCAAAAGACTATGTCGAAGGCATGTGGCGGATGCTGCAGCAGGACGAGCCTGACGATTACGTCCTTGCCACCGGCGAGATGCATAAGGTCCGCGAGTTCGTCGAGCTGGCGTTTCACCATGTCGGCACCACGATTGCCTGGGAAGGCACGGGCACGGACGAAGTCGGCAAGGACGCTGAGACCGGCAACATCATCGTGCGCATCGATCCGAAATATTTCCGGCCCGCGGAAGTCGACCAGCTCCTTGGCGATCCCTCCAAGGCAAAAGCCAAGCTCGGCTGGGAGCACAAGGTCTCCTTCTCCGAACTGGTCGAGGAAATGGTGCGCGAAGACCTCAAGGTCGTCGCCCGCGAGCATGAGACCCGCGTTTACGGCGAGGACTGA
- a CDS encoding DUF1501 domain-containing protein, protein MSYDRRDLLKLMGAASLLPGASLALGRAPTDRRLIIIFQRGAQDGLQALVPHSDPLYYRYRPGIAIPKPGTANGALDLDGRFGLHPALTEFHKLWQAGDLAPIPAIASRYRERSHFDGQNLIENGSGTPFGANDGFLNRALQGFDDADARLGMAFGYTVPLALRGEAGVRSWSPSTFPEADGDFLMRLADSYRDDPVFAQAIEEGIAPMEGMADLSQREKRQAVRAQTMAPAAQAAADALSTADGPRIALIESNGWDTHNAITGRLDRLFADLDQAMGILRTGMADVWDDTLIITMSEFGRTARENGSAGTDHGTGGVSFVAGGAVEGGKIHGGWPGLGEGALYEDRDVAPVNSLESLLKAALGPHMGLPMTYLDMIVLPDSDAIGPMKGLLG, encoded by the coding sequence ATGAGCTATGACAGACGCGATCTTCTGAAACTGATGGGGGCGGCGAGCCTTCTGCCGGGGGCGTCACTGGCGCTGGGCCGGGCACCAACCGACCGCAGGCTGATCATCATCTTCCAGCGCGGGGCGCAGGACGGTCTTCAGGCGCTCGTCCCCCATAGCGATCCTCTCTACTACCGCTACCGGCCGGGCATCGCGATCCCGAAACCAGGCACGGCGAATGGCGCGCTCGATCTGGATGGCCGCTTCGGCCTCCACCCGGCGCTGACAGAGTTCCATAAGCTGTGGCAGGCGGGCGACCTTGCGCCGATCCCGGCGATTGCCAGCCGCTATCGTGAGCGGTCGCATTTTGACGGCCAGAACCTGATCGAGAATGGCTCGGGCACGCCCTTCGGCGCTAATGACGGTTTTCTGAACCGCGCGCTGCAGGGTTTTGATGATGCCGACGCTCGGCTCGGCATGGCGTTTGGCTACACGGTTCCGCTGGCCTTGCGTGGTGAGGCCGGGGTGCGGAGCTGGTCGCCCAGCACCTTCCCCGAAGCCGATGGCGATTTCCTGATGCGCCTTGCCGACAGCTACCGGGACGATCCGGTGTTTGCCCAAGCCATCGAGGAAGGCATCGCGCCGATGGAGGGGATGGCCGATCTCTCCCAGCGCGAGAAACGACAGGCTGTCCGGGCACAGACAATGGCGCCCGCCGCGCAAGCTGCTGCCGATGCACTGTCCACCGCCGATGGCCCGCGCATCGCGCTGATCGAATCGAATGGCTGGGACACCCATAATGCGATCACGGGCCGTCTCGACCGGCTGTTTGCCGATCTTGATCAGGCCATGGGCATCCTGCGCACCGGCATGGCCGATGTCTGGGACGACACGCTGATCATCACCATGTCGGAATTCGGCCGCACAGCGAGGGAGAATGGCTCCGCCGGAACCGATCACGGCACGGGCGGCGTCAGCTTTGTCGCTGGCGGTGCGGTCGAGGGCGGGAAGATCCATGGCGGCTGGCCGGGCCTTGGCGAAGGCGCGCTTTACGAGGACCGCGATGTCGCGCCGGTCAATTCGCTTGAAAGCCTGCTGAAAGCGGCGCTCGGCCCGCATATGGGCCTGCCCATGACCTATCTCGACATGATCGTCCTGCCGGACAGCGACGCCATCGGCCCGATGAAGGGGCTGTTGGGATAG